A region of Paenibacillus thiaminolyticus DNA encodes the following proteins:
- the fumC gene encoding class II fumarate hydratase, with the protein MDVRVERDTFGELQVPADKRWGAQTQRSLENFKIGAEKIPREVIYALALTKQCAARVNGELGQLEKEKGEAIAAAAQELLDGRYDDHFPLVVWQTGSGTQTNMNVNEVIAHRANELLAEQGSGMRVHPNDDVNRSQSSNDTFPTAMHIAAFIAVEDQVLPILHQLKSTLLNQSKQFRDVIKIGRTHLQDATPLTLGQEISGWHRMLEKCEEYIIESSSALLELAIGGTAVGTGLNAHSKFGPLMARELSKATAREFITARNKFQSLTSHNEIVHLHGALKALAADLMKIANDVRWLASGPRCGIGEILIPANEPGSSIMPGKVNPTQAEALTMVVCQVMGNDVTIGMAASQGNFELNVYKPVIIYNFLQSAKLLGDAMQSFHDHCVVGIEPNRKVIQRNLEQSLMLVTALNPHIGYEKAAAIAKLAHQEGLTLKEAALRTGLLTEEQFDDIVKPQSMV; encoded by the coding sequence ATGGATGTTCGGGTGGAACGGGACACATTCGGCGAATTGCAGGTTCCTGCGGATAAGCGGTGGGGGGCCCAGACTCAGCGCAGCCTGGAGAACTTCAAAATCGGCGCGGAGAAGATACCGCGCGAAGTTATTTACGCGCTGGCCTTGACTAAGCAATGTGCCGCCCGCGTGAATGGCGAGCTCGGACAGCTGGAGAAGGAGAAGGGCGAGGCGATCGCTGCGGCAGCCCAAGAACTGCTGGACGGCCGGTATGATGATCATTTTCCGCTGGTGGTATGGCAGACGGGAAGCGGCACTCAGACGAATATGAACGTCAATGAGGTGATTGCCCACCGGGCCAATGAGCTGCTGGCCGAACAGGGAAGCGGTATGCGGGTGCATCCGAATGATGATGTCAACCGTTCGCAGAGCTCGAATGATACGTTCCCGACGGCGATGCATATCGCCGCCTTCATCGCGGTGGAGGATCAAGTGCTGCCGATACTGCATCAGCTGAAGAGCACGCTGCTTAACCAATCGAAGCAGTTCCGCGATGTGATCAAGATTGGACGGACGCATTTGCAGGACGCGACGCCCCTTACGCTGGGGCAGGAGATCAGCGGATGGCACCGGATGCTGGAGAAGTGCGAGGAGTACATTATTGAGAGCTCCAGCGCCCTGTTGGAGCTGGCGATTGGCGGAACGGCGGTCGGCACTGGGCTGAACGCGCATTCGAAGTTCGGGCCATTGATGGCCAGGGAGCTGAGCAAGGCGACAGCGCGTGAGTTCATCACGGCCCGGAACAAGTTCCAGTCGCTGACCAGTCATAACGAGATCGTGCATCTCCATGGCGCGTTGAAGGCGTTAGCGGCCGATCTGATGAAGATTGCGAACGATGTGCGCTGGCTGGCAAGCGGTCCGCGATGCGGAATTGGAGAGATTCTCATTCCGGCGAATGAACCGGGGAGCTCGATTATGCCCGGCAAGGTGAATCCGACGCAAGCCGAGGCGCTTACGATGGTTGTCTGTCAGGTGATGGGCAACGATGTCACGATCGGGATGGCGGCTAGCCAGGGCAATTTTGAGTTGAATGTATACAAACCGGTTATTATATACAACTTCCTGCAGTCAGCGAAGCTGCTGGGGGATGCGATGCAATCGTTCCATGACCATTGCGTCGTCGGCATTGAACCGAACCGCAAGGTGATCCAACGCAATCTGGAGCAGTCGTTAATGCTTGTGACTGCGCTTAACCCGCATATCGGCTACGAGAAGGCGGCGGCGATCGCGAAGCTTGCGCACCAGGAGGGGCTGACGCTGAAGGAAGCGGCCCTTCGCACCGGTCTGCTTACGGAGGAGCAGTTCGATGATATCGTGAAGCCGCAATCGATGGTCTGA
- a CDS encoding PIG-L deacetylase family protein, which yields MTHTVGFIYAHPDDETFGCACLIRSLADHGVSAALLTATSGEAGKPGRLGPMTRDELAARRERELAAAGAIMGLADIELLRYPDGQLSSVPRSELVAKIAAFLNRHRIAVVVTFPEDGISGHPDHIAIHHAVNEAVWSGLCPTVQKLYYNMLLMGPEAGAGSAISLEAAPYWEMKAAALRAHESQILSVERVFGDLQALPANERMRGESFALVWERGVHRPTVRERSLLDGLHEE from the coding sequence TTGACACATACCGTCGGATTTATTTATGCGCATCCGGACGACGAGACGTTCGGATGCGCTTGCCTGATCCGCTCCCTGGCGGATCATGGCGTCTCCGCCGCCCTGCTTACGGCCACGAGCGGAGAGGCGGGGAAGCCAGGCCGGCTTGGCCCGATGACCCGGGACGAGCTGGCAGCCCGGCGGGAGCGGGAATTGGCTGCGGCCGGCGCGATTATGGGCTTGGCGGACATCGAGCTGCTGCGCTATCCGGACGGACAATTGTCATCCGTCCCGCGCAGCGAGCTTGTCGCGAAGATTGCCGCATTCCTCAACAGGCACCGTATTGCGGTCGTCGTCACCTTTCCCGAGGACGGAATCAGCGGGCATCCGGATCATATCGCCATCCATCATGCTGTTAACGAGGCGGTATGGAGCGGGCTCTGCCCGACTGTACAGAAGCTGTACTACAATATGCTACTGATGGGTCCCGAAGCGGGGGCGGGTTCGGCTATCAGCCTGGAGGCCGCACCATATTGGGAGATGAAGGCAGCGGCGCTGCGTGCCCACGAATCTCAAATCTTGTCGGTCGAGCGTGTATTCGGCGACTTGCAGGCACTGCCTGCGAATGAACGGATGCGCGGGGAGTCGTTCGCGCTCGTATGGGAGCGGGGCGTGCATCGCCCGACGGTCCGGGAGCGCTCGCTGCTGGATGGCTTACATGAAGAATGA
- a CDS encoding transposase, with protein MAQANDSEARKALRKERSALKQPLKQIREDFLPRLAKYEQQKACFGDRNSYSKTEPDATFMRMKEDHMKNGQLKPGYNVQMATENQFVLFYSIHQRPTDTRCFIPHMERLAASTLPMPKTVIADAGYGSEENYLYAVGEEKQPHFDFLIPYGSYMKEKTRRYKKDIRHASNWTYEEHDDRFICPNGQYVRFKKYQTKKNASGLEQSFKIYECEDCSDCPLKASCTKAKGNRQVHWNTIWEELKAKAKKALEDDERSAIYARRKVEVESVFGHIKGNRSFRRFSLRGMEKVHTEFGIVALAHNLLKVAGIRLVTFLQKRKNKKSWTENLTFSRPTFYFGDLLDSPLSLFTCFPKHPTGKK; from the coding sequence ATGGCTCAGGCAAACGACAGCGAAGCGAGGAAGGCCTTACGCAAAGAGCGCAGTGCCCTGAAGCAGCCACTGAAACAAATTCGGGAGGACTTTCTTCCTCGGCTCGCCAAGTATGAGCAGCAAAAGGCGTGCTTTGGCGATCGCAACAGCTACTCCAAAACAGAACCGGACGCCACGTTTATGCGGATGAAGGAAGACCACATGAAGAATGGTCAGCTGAAACCGGGTTACAATGTGCAAATGGCGACAGAAAACCAGTTCGTTTTATTTTACAGCATCCACCAGCGTCCCACCGACACGCGTTGCTTCATCCCGCATATGGAGCGATTGGCTGCGTCTACTTTGCCGATGCCCAAAACGGTGATTGCTGATGCAGGCTATGGCAGCGAGGAAAATTACTTGTATGCAGTGGGGGAAGAAAAACAGCCACACTTTGATTTTCTCATTCCTTACGGCAGTTATATGAAAGAGAAAACGCGTCGCTACAAGAAGGACATCCGGCATGCCTCCAACTGGACGTATGAAGAGCACGATGACCGATTTATTTGCCCGAATGGCCAGTACGTTCGCTTTAAGAAATACCAAACGAAGAAAAACGCGTCTGGCCTGGAGCAAAGCTTCAAAATTTATGAATGTGAAGATTGCAGTGATTGTCCACTCAAGGCAAGCTGCACCAAGGCCAAGGGGAACCGCCAGGTACACTGGAATACGATCTGGGAAGAATTAAAAGCAAAGGCCAAAAAAGCCCTTGAGGATGACGAGAGATCCGCGATCTATGCTCGGCGTAAAGTCGAGGTAGAAAGCGTATTTGGTCACATCAAGGGCAATCGCTCGTTCCGTCGGTTCTCCTTGCGAGGGATGGAGAAGGTGCACACCGAATTTGGGATTGTGGCTTTGGCCCACAATCTACTGAAGGTGGCGGGCATCCGCCTCGTTACGTTCCTGCAAAAGCGAAAGAACAAAAAAAGTTGGACGGAAAACCTTACGTTTTCTCGCCCAACTTTTTATTTTGGGGACTTATTAGACAGCCCCTTGTCCTTATTCACATGCTTTCCAAAACACCCTACAGGTAAAAAATAA
- the pepF gene encoding oligoendopeptidase F codes for MQARPKRSEVPNEKTWNLSDLFSSQEAWKEELMKIQKDVAEVTRYEGKLGESAASLLACLEARDALVVRMSRAHTYAHLQQAGDGTDPDNQANSSIAGDVLSQVNSQLSFISSEILALPDSTVDRFLEEEPKLAVYRKGLTDLLETKPHRLSAETEAAFASLGELFGAPHRIYLRSKLSDMSFADVESGDGTKWPVSFALYEGKYEMSPDHTLRRAAYASFSETLKAYQHTFAQTYATEVKKQVVLSRLRKYNSVTEMLLQPQEVTLEMYHHILDIIQEQLAPHMRRYAKLKQRELGLDKMMFCDLKAPLDPEYNPHISIEEAGKLIAESLEVLGPEYGQIMSDALNNRWIDSADNIGKSTGAFCSSPYGAHPYILISWADNMRGAFTLAHELGHAGHFALAGRYQPYATYRPAMYFIEAPSTMNEMLLAQHIMKQSSDNRMKRWVIQQMLSTYYHNFVTHLLEGEMQRRVYDLASANEPLTAKTLSEQKGAVLAKFWGDAVELDEGAHLTWMRQPHYYMGLYPYTYSAGLTVSTAAARMIQEEGQPAVDRWLQALKAGGTLKPLDLIKITGVDMSGPAAIEEAVAYVGTLVDELERLS; via the coding sequence ATGCAAGCAAGACCGAAACGTTCTGAAGTGCCGAACGAGAAGACATGGAATTTGAGCGATCTGTTTTCAAGTCAGGAAGCATGGAAAGAAGAATTGATGAAGATTCAAAAGGATGTGGCCGAGGTCACCCGGTATGAAGGAAAGCTGGGCGAGAGCGCAGCTTCGCTGCTTGCCTGTCTCGAGGCGCGGGATGCGCTCGTTGTACGGATGTCACGGGCCCATACATATGCGCATCTGCAGCAGGCTGGTGACGGTACGGATCCGGATAATCAGGCGAACTCCAGCATCGCGGGCGATGTGCTGTCGCAAGTCAATTCGCAATTATCTTTTATCTCGTCCGAGATTTTGGCGCTCCCGGACAGCACGGTGGATCGGTTCCTGGAGGAAGAGCCGAAGCTTGCTGTTTACCGCAAAGGGCTGACCGATCTGCTCGAGACAAAGCCGCATCGCCTGTCCGCGGAGACGGAAGCCGCTTTCGCGTCGTTGGGCGAGCTCTTCGGCGCCCCGCACCGCATCTATCTGCGCAGCAAGCTGTCGGACATGTCATTCGCGGACGTGGAATCAGGAGACGGAACGAAGTGGCCGGTCTCGTTCGCCCTGTACGAAGGCAAGTATGAAATGTCTCCCGATCATACGCTGCGCCGCGCTGCGTACGCCTCCTTTTCGGAGACGCTCAAAGCCTACCAACATACGTTCGCCCAGACGTATGCGACAGAAGTGAAGAAGCAGGTGGTCCTGTCCCGCCTGCGCAAATATAACTCCGTAACGGAGATGCTGCTGCAGCCGCAGGAAGTCACGCTTGAGATGTACCATCATATTTTGGACATTATCCAGGAGCAATTGGCACCTCACATGCGGCGCTACGCCAAGCTGAAGCAGCGCGAGCTCGGGCTCGACAAAATGATGTTCTGCGATCTGAAGGCGCCGCTCGATCCGGAGTACAATCCGCATATCTCGATCGAAGAGGCAGGAAAGCTGATTGCCGAATCGCTGGAGGTGCTCGGTCCGGAATACGGCCAGATTATGAGTGATGCGTTAAATAATCGCTGGATTGATTCCGCCGACAATATCGGCAAATCGACCGGCGCGTTCTGTTCGTCGCCGTATGGGGCGCATCCGTATATCCTCATCTCCTGGGCGGACAATATGCGCGGGGCGTTCACGCTGGCGCATGAGCTGGGCCATGCCGGCCACTTCGCGCTTGCCGGCCGCTACCAGCCGTATGCGACATACCGTCCGGCGATGTACTTCATCGAAGCGCCGTCGACGATGAACGAGATGCTGCTGGCCCAGCACATCATGAAGCAATCGTCGGACAACCGGATGAAGAGATGGGTCATTCAACAAATGTTGAGCACATACTATCATAACTTTGTGACGCATCTGCTCGAAGGGGAGATGCAGCGCCGCGTATATGATCTCGCTTCCGCCAATGAGCCGCTTACCGCGAAGACGCTGTCCGAGCAAAAAGGCGCTGTCCTCGCCAAGTTCTGGGGTGATGCCGTGGAGCTGGATGAGGGCGCTCATCTGACGTGGATGCGTCAACCGCATTACTACATGGGCCTGTATCCATACACGTATTCCGCAGGGTTGACGGTATCCACCGCCGCCGCGCGGATGATCCAGGAGGAAGGCCAGCCGGCCGTCGATCGCTGGCTCCAGGCGCTTAAGGCCGGCGGCACGTTGAAGCCGCTCGACCTTATCAAGATTACCGGCGTCGATATGTCAGGCCCGGCAGCGATCGAGGAAGCCGTCGCTTATGTCGGCACGCTTGTCGATGAACTGGAGAGATTGTCTTAA
- a CDS encoding cupredoxin domain-containing protein gives MNKKFALAAITMLMAVSLAACGGGNKDAGASNNEGSAPAASSGDVQAVTLKAKNFEFDQTEIRVKKGQTVKLTFENEQGIHGVEIPDLNVKLDQPGTTEFVADKEGTYEFKCSIMCGSGHNDMVGKIIVE, from the coding sequence GTGAACAAGAAATTTGCTCTCGCGGCAATAACAATGCTGATGGCTGTCTCGTTGGCTGCCTGCGGCGGAGGGAACAAGGATGCGGGTGCATCCAACAATGAAGGATCGGCTCCGGCAGCATCTTCCGGCGATGTGCAGGCGGTAACGCTGAAGGCCAAAAACTTCGAATTCGATCAGACCGAGATTCGGGTCAAGAAGGGTCAGACCGTCAAGCTTACATTCGAGAACGAGCAAGGCATTCATGGCGTGGAGATCCCGGATTTGAACGTGAAGCTCGATCAGCCGGGCACAACCGAATTCGTGGCTGACAAAGAAGGAACATACGAGTTCAAATGCTCGATTATGTGCGGCTCCGGCCATAACGATATGGTCGGCAAAATTATCGTCGAGTAA
- a CDS encoding DMT family transporter, with the protein MSVRKSSHLHLLLIVGIIAISFSAIFVKWSEAPASIIAMYRLLLTNLVLLPWAFAYRAEWRAVRSKDWLRMGMSGLFLAIHFLLWMESLRHTTVASSTMILSLEPILVMLGSFWLFKQRTTPAALAGIVIAIFGVLLIGWGDLRLSGQALYGDLLSVLGTVAVVVHMLLGQDLRQRISSYVYNFTVFFVAGAVLALYNIGAGFPMTGYPSREWLLFLLMALIPTVLGHMLFNWLLKYVSATSISMSVLGEPVGASLLAWILLGEMMTALQASACVLLIAGVWIFLQYDKPREADAPAAEASLSPK; encoded by the coding sequence ATGTCTGTCCGAAAATCATCTCATCTTCATCTGCTTCTCATTGTCGGAATTATCGCAATCTCCTTTTCCGCCATTTTCGTCAAATGGTCGGAAGCGCCCGCTTCAATTATTGCCATGTATCGTCTGTTGCTCACGAATCTCGTGCTGCTGCCCTGGGCGTTCGCTTATCGTGCGGAATGGCGCGCCGTTCGCAGCAAGGACTGGCTGCGCATGGGGATGTCCGGCCTGTTCCTGGCGATCCATTTCCTGCTCTGGATGGAATCGCTTCGGCATACGACCGTGGCGAGCTCGACAATGATCCTGTCCTTAGAGCCTATTCTTGTCATGCTCGGTTCATTCTGGCTGTTCAAGCAGCGGACGACGCCAGCGGCCTTGGCCGGGATCGTTATCGCCATCTTCGGCGTCTTGCTGATCGGCTGGGGCGATCTCCGCTTATCGGGACAAGCGCTGTACGGCGATCTGCTGTCCGTGCTCGGAACCGTTGCTGTCGTCGTACATATGCTGCTTGGCCAAGATTTACGCCAACGCATCTCATCCTATGTATATAATTTTACCGTCTTTTTCGTCGCCGGAGCCGTTCTTGCCCTCTATAACATTGGGGCCGGCTTTCCGATGACCGGCTACCCTTCACGCGAGTGGCTCTTATTCCTGCTGATGGCGCTCATTCCGACGGTGCTCGGTCATATGCTTTTCAACTGGCTGCTGAAATATGTCAGCGCCACCTCCATCTCCATGAGCGTACTGGGCGAACCGGTCGGAGCCAGCCTGCTGGCCTGGATTCTGCTCGGCGAGATGATGACGGCGCTCCAGGCATCCGCCTGCGTCCTGCTCATTGCCGGCGTATGGATATTCCTTCAATACGACAAACCTAGAGAGGCGGACGCACCGGCTGCGGAGGCGAGCCTGTCGCCGAAATAG
- a CDS encoding glycoside hydrolase family 18 protein, translated as MTAHKYILAGYAVDGVLPEITPVDAARLTHLNVAFGYVKEDRITVAHLKNLGSIAQLKEYNPGLQVILSVGGWGAGGFSEAASTAEGRRKFAESAVEILRNYPFDGIDLDWEYPCYSEAGIQSSPADKQNFTLLLQETREAIDRQGRADGRPYLLTIAAGADQYYIDGTEMDKVQSYLDFIQLMTYDMRGGFQTLTGHHTNLYASTGDLFRISVDASVRLFTNAGVPREKIVIGAAFYSRMWKDVPAANNGYLQMTPGSGGYGPDYSRLAEEYINRNGFTRYWDDEAKAPYLFDGSTFITYDDEESLACKCSYIQEQNLRGIMFWEYSCDKTGTLLSAMYNGFRG; from the coding sequence ATGACAGCTCATAAATACATATTGGCCGGTTATGCGGTGGATGGTGTTCTGCCGGAGATTACCCCGGTGGATGCGGCGAGATTGACGCATTTGAATGTGGCGTTCGGCTACGTGAAGGAAGATCGCATAACGGTTGCGCATTTGAAAAATCTTGGCTCGATTGCTCAATTGAAGGAATATAACCCGGGGCTCCAAGTGATTCTGTCGGTTGGCGGCTGGGGCGCCGGCGGGTTCTCCGAGGCAGCGTCCACTGCGGAAGGCCGCCGCAAGTTCGCGGAGTCTGCGGTTGAGATTTTGCGGAACTACCCCTTCGACGGGATCGATCTTGATTGGGAGTATCCATGCTATTCGGAGGCGGGAATTCAATCCAGTCCGGCGGACAAGCAGAATTTCACGCTGCTGCTGCAGGAGACGAGAGAAGCCATCGATAGACAAGGGCGAGCTGATGGCCGTCCCTATTTGCTGACGATTGCCGCCGGAGCCGACCAGTATTACATCGATGGAACCGAGATGGATAAGGTACAATCGTACCTCGATTTCATTCAATTGATGACCTATGATATGCGCGGCGGATTCCAGACTTTGACCGGTCACCACACCAATCTGTATGCATCGACGGGAGACCTGTTCCGCATCAGCGTGGACGCATCGGTTCGTCTCTTCACGAATGCGGGCGTGCCGCGCGAGAAAATCGTCATTGGCGCCGCCTTCTATTCGAGAATGTGGAAGGATGTTCCTGCCGCCAATAACGGCTATCTGCAAATGACCCCGGGATCCGGCGGCTATGGGCCGGATTACTCCCGTCTCGCGGAAGAATATATCAACCGCAACGGCTTCACCCGCTACTGGGATGACGAAGCGAAGGCGCCGTATCTGTTCGACGGCAGCACCTTCATTACGTATGATGACGAAGAGTCGCTGGCGTGCAAGTGCAGCTATATTCAAGAACAGAATCTGAGAGGCATCATGTTCTGGGAGTACAGCTGCGACAAGACGGGTACGCTGCTAAGCGCGATGTACAACGGGTTCAGGGGCTAA
- a CDS encoding glycosyltransferase family 4 protein — translation MKILIASYWGISHVDGINTCVEHLKTGLERQGHQVDFLCPTPDESGFGIYPHNRVLEKEKFLPFISAQSNRYFDDHLPGLDPWIRHCEVERYGFELAALLLDISEYDIIHAQDIVTAYALSRIKPLSMPLVTTIHGCLALEWFRDLKVMGLDAPERGPALWAYSALMERLGACCARLTITPTRWLQDLMIREFGVQPDRLIVSPSGMDVEAFIRKMGAPTDWAPPQGKKVIICPARLNAVKGHIFLLQALHSLKAIRQDWVCWLVGDGEAEAELRDMTASLGLSEQVFFLGRRQDAAALIRQADLFVLPSLQDNHPVTVMEAQIAGKLVIVSNAGGIPEMVQHGATGLVSQAGRSEQLLHHLQLGLNNDSFRLQVGAQAQAWGRAYWSLEAMTGRVLDIYHRAAGMDEEARHIR, via the coding sequence ATGAAGATCCTGATCGCGAGCTACTGGGGGATCTCGCATGTAGACGGAATAAACACCTGCGTCGAACATTTGAAGACGGGATTGGAACGTCAAGGCCATCAGGTTGATTTTCTGTGCCCAACCCCGGACGAGAGTGGATTCGGCATTTATCCCCATAACAGGGTATTGGAAAAAGAGAAGTTTCTCCCTTTTATCTCCGCGCAGTCCAACCGATACTTCGATGACCATCTGCCCGGGTTGGATCCGTGGATACGGCACTGTGAAGTGGAGCGGTACGGGTTTGAACTGGCTGCTCTGCTTCTGGATATAAGCGAATATGACATCATTCATGCGCAGGATATCGTAACCGCCTATGCCCTATCGCGCATCAAGCCGCTGTCAATGCCTCTCGTGACGACGATTCACGGCTGCCTTGCTCTAGAGTGGTTCCGCGACCTGAAGGTGATGGGGCTGGATGCGCCCGAGCGGGGCCCTGCGCTTTGGGCTTATTCAGCTCTAATGGAACGGCTGGGTGCATGCTGTGCGCGACTGACGATCACGCCTACCCGCTGGCTGCAGGACCTGATGATCCGGGAGTTCGGGGTCCAACCGGACCGGCTGATCGTCTCCCCAAGCGGGATGGACGTCGAAGCCTTCATCCGCAAGATGGGAGCGCCTACCGATTGGGCTCCGCCTCAAGGGAAGAAGGTAATCATCTGTCCGGCGAGGCTCAATGCTGTCAAGGGACATATCTTTTTACTGCAAGCACTGCATTCGTTGAAGGCGATTCGCCAGGATTGGGTCTGCTGGCTTGTGGGAGACGGAGAGGCCGAAGCGGAGCTGCGGGACATGACGGCGTCGCTGGGCCTGTCGGAGCAAGTCTTCTTCCTTGGCAGACGTCAGGATGCTGCCGCTCTGATAAGGCAGGCGGATCTGTTCGTCCTTCCCAGTCTCCAGGATAATCACCCCGTCACGGTCATGGAGGCGCAAATTGCCGGCAAGCTGGTCATCGTATCCAATGCGGGCGGAATTCCAGAGATGGTCCAGCACGGCGCAACGGGCCTTGTATCTCAAGCGGGACGCAGCGAACAGCTTTTGCATCACCTGCAACTGGGGCTCAACAATGACTCCTTCCGGCTGCAAGTGGGCGCGCAGGCGCAGGCATGGGGCCGGGCATATTGGTCGCTGGAGGCGATGACCGGACGGGTCCTCGATATATATCACCGCGCTGCCGGAATGGATGAAGAGGCTCGCCATATCCGGTAA
- a CDS encoding peptidylprolyl isomerase → MRRNNRQRTGLTLMALLIISMMVVAGCGSKAGNASGADSAKHPLVTIEMESGKKIEVELYPDTAPNTVNNFISLVNKGFYDGLIFHRVIPGFMIQGGDPQGTGMGGPGYSIKGEFSSNGVTNDLQHTEGVLSMARSMDPDSAGSQFFIMDADAPHLDGQYAAFGKVTSGIETVHEIANVNRDATDRPVEDQKIKKITVDTFGVEYKEPETIKEPESK, encoded by the coding sequence ATGAGACGCAATAACAGACAGCGCACAGGCTTGACCCTCATGGCCCTGCTCATCATTTCCATGATGGTCGTCGCGGGCTGCGGCAGCAAAGCCGGCAACGCGAGCGGCGCAGACAGCGCCAAGCATCCGCTTGTCACGATTGAGATGGAGAGCGGCAAGAAGATTGAAGTGGAATTGTATCCGGACACCGCTCCGAACACCGTCAACAACTTCATCTCGTTAGTGAACAAAGGCTTTTATGACGGACTTATCTTCCATCGGGTCATTCCCGGCTTCATGATCCAGGGCGGCGATCCGCAAGGAACAGGAATGGGCGGACCAGGATATAGTATCAAGGGCGAGTTCTCATCGAATGGCGTAACCAACGATCTGCAGCATACGGAAGGAGTTCTCTCGATGGCCCGTTCAATGGATCCCGATTCGGCCGGCTCACAATTCTTCATTATGGATGCGGATGCCCCTCATCTGGACGGACAATATGCCGCATTCGGCAAAGTGACTTCCGGTATCGAGACGGTTCATGAGATTGCCAACGTGAACCGGGATGCGACTGACCGACCAGTGGAGGACCAGAAGATTAAGAAAATCACGGTAGATACGTTCGGCGTTGAGTATAAGGAGCCGGAGACGATCAAGGAACCGGAAAGTAAATAA
- a CDS encoding lactonase family protein: MAERMLVFVGSYADGSGSGVYVYEFDEQNESLTLTDEVSGLRNPTFVNLDAEGRRLYSIVEGTNGEGGKTGEAAAYAIDPAAGKLELLNRSFTVDAPTCHIQRDSGSNHIVVASYHGGRIALVALTTDGRIGEQLDVQQHEGHGPNAERQEKPHPHSVFFSPDERYLFVPDLGIDRIRAYTIDKERSKLQFHGETAAQPGAGPRHMAFHPNGKLAFVINELDSSITSYHYDADQGKLHLIATVPTLPPGFSGENSCAEIAVSEDGAYLYGSNRGHDSIAVYAIDTAAGTLTLVEHVSVEGEHPRHFALTPGGRYLIAANRDTNNLVLFRVDKATGKLAFTGKTVEASKPVCVKPVIFYL; this comes from the coding sequence ATGGCAGAACGCATGCTTGTTTTTGTCGGTTCCTATGCAGACGGCTCCGGCAGCGGGGTCTATGTGTACGAGTTCGACGAACAGAATGAATCGCTGACATTGACAGATGAAGTATCCGGTCTTCGGAATCCAACCTTTGTGAATCTGGATGCGGAAGGCCGCCGGTTATATTCGATTGTGGAAGGCACAAATGGAGAAGGAGGCAAGACAGGGGAGGCGGCCGCTTATGCCATCGATCCGGCGGCAGGCAAGCTGGAACTGTTGAACCGCTCCTTCACGGTCGATGCGCCGACCTGCCATATTCAGCGCGATTCCGGCAGCAACCATATCGTCGTGGCGAGCTATCATGGCGGACGGATCGCGCTCGTTGCGCTGACAACGGACGGCCGCATCGGCGAACAGCTGGACGTTCAGCAGCATGAAGGGCACGGGCCGAATGCCGAGCGGCAGGAGAAGCCGCATCCGCACTCCGTCTTTTTCAGCCCGGACGAGCGGTATCTGTTCGTGCCGGACTTAGGCATCGATCGAATTCGGGCCTATACGATCGACAAGGAACGCAGCAAGCTGCAGTTCCATGGCGAGACAGCCGCTCAACCGGGAGCAGGTCCGCGCCATATGGCTTTCCATCCGAACGGGAAGCTCGCTTTTGTCATCAATGAGCTGGATTCTTCGATTACGTCTTATCATTATGATGCGGATCAGGGGAAGCTGCATCTGATAGCGACAGTGCCGACGCTTCCTCCCGGCTTCAGCGGGGAGAATTCGTGTGCGGAGATTGCGGTATCGGAGGACGGAGCCTATCTGTACGGCTCGAACCGCGGTCACGACAGCATCGCCGTCTATGCGATCGACACGGCGGCAGGAACGTTGACGCTAGTAGAGCATGTGTCTGTCGAAGGGGAGCATCCGCGTCATTTCGCGCTTACACCGGGCGGACGTTACCTGATTGCGGCGAACCGGGATACGAACAATCTGGTTCTGTTCCGCGTGGACAAGGCGACCGGCAAGCTCGCCTTTACCGGGAAGACCGTTGAGGCCTCGAAGCCGGTCTGCGTCAAGCCGGTTATTTTTTACCTGTAG